A part of Cannabis sativa cultivar Pink pepper isolate KNU-18-1 chromosome 6, ASM2916894v1, whole genome shotgun sequence genomic DNA contains:
- the LOC133039226 gene encoding uncharacterized protein LOC133039226, with translation MEKYLEKVRKNLEKFDYFKIKQILREQNSNTDSLAKLASQNELDELNLVPVEMLNEPSICEREEVEMIDSSPTWMTPIVNYLLNGQLPADKDETRKLLYSLPRYTIIEGKLYRRGYSMPLLRCVLPIEANEIIKEIHEGFCGDHAELRMMTSPYPFAIWEIDLIGALPQGEEEQSTQWFGIPIKIVSNNGTKFDGELFTKFCERNKIIKSFSSVSRHQANGQVEVVNKTLKDTIKKRLDAAKGRWVDELPQVLWAHRIIKKIATGHTPFSLAFGSEAMLPVEVNIATHRRDFYNQEENQELLKLSLDLLEEERIESQITNATYQHRVTRYFNKKVKKRLFNVGDLVLR, from the exons atggaaaaatatttAGAGAAGGTTCGAAAGAACTTGGAAAAGTTcgattattttaaaatcaaacaaATTCTGAGAGAACAAAACTCTAATACCGACTCCCTGGCAAAACTAGCCTCGCAGAACGAACTTGATGAATTAAACTTGGTACCGGTGGAAATGTTAAACGAGCCGAGTATATGTGAAAGGGAAGAAGTTGAGATGATAGATAGCTCGCCTACTTGGATGACACCCATAGTCAATTATCTTCTCAACGGGCAACTTCCAGCTGACAAAGACGAGACACGTAAACTCTTGTATTCGCTGCCTCGCTACACGATAATAGAAGGAAAATTGTATAGAAGGGGCTATTCAATGCCTCTCCTACGGTGTGTTCTCCCCATAGAAGCAAATGAGATTATCAAAGAAATCCACGAAGGCTTTTGTGGAGATCACGCAG AGCTAAGGATGATGACCTCGCCTTACCCATTTGCAATATGGGAGATTGATTTGATTGGAGCACTTCCACAGGGCGAGGAGGAGCAAAGTACGCAGTG GTTTGGAATACCCATTAAGATAGTGTCTAATAATGGAACAAAGTTTGATGGTGAGTTATTCACTAAGTTCTGCGAGAGGAACAAGATTATTAAGAGCTTCTCGTCAGTATCAAGGCATCAAGCGAATGGGCAAGTAGAAGTTGTTAAtaagaccttgaaggatactaTCAAAAAGAGGTTGGATGCCGCAAAAGGTAGATGGGTCGATGAACTACCACAAGTTCTTTGGGCTCACagaataattaagaaaatagcAACAGGGCATACTCCATTCTCGCTAGCATTTGGCTCGGAAGCAATGTTGCCAGTAGAAGTCAATATTGCGACCCATAGACGAGATttttataatcaagaagaaaaccaagaactCTTGAAATTGTCCTTGGATCTACTTGAGGAAGAACGTATTGAGTCGCAAATTACTAATGCAACCTATCAACACCGAGTTACGAGATATTTTAATAAGAAAGTGAAGAAAAGGCTCTTTAATGTTGGTGATTTGGTGCTAAGGTGA
- the LOC115724940 gene encoding putative multidrug resistance protein, which produces MGMKDGMFRYADWVDKWLMFFGILGSLGDGLQNPLMMYILSDVINSYGSSNSSLSNDDVNKFALKLLYAAIGVGAAAFVEGVCWSRTAERQTSKMRRKYLKSVLRQEVGFFDTQIAGSSMTSQVVSVISSDANAVQAALCEKIPNCLAYMSTFLFCHIFAFVLSWRLTLAAIPLSIMFIAPGLFFGSVMMGYVMKSIEAYGVAGGIAEQSLSSIRTVYSYVGEIKTLSRFSIALQKVQELGIKLGLTKGLMLGTMGVIYIGWGFQAWVGTYLITQKGEEGGHVFVAGFNVLMGGLSILSALPNLTAITEALAATTRIHEMINRVPAIDSEDRKGKALSHVKGEIEFKEIYFSYPSRPDTPVLQGLTLHVPAGKRVGLVGGSGSGKSTIIALLERFYDPTNGEILLDGYRISRLQLKWLRSQIGLVNQEPVLFATSIQENISLGKEGATMEQVIIAAKVANAHDFIVKLSDGYETQVGQFGFQMSGGQKQRIAIARALLRDPKILLLDEATSALDAQSERVVQEAIDQASKGRTTITIAHRLSTIQTANTIFVLEAGKVIESGTHNDLMQRNGGQGSEYSKMVNLQQLTAQNDSSTEIDETPRRGKNVTPSPHRTPYSVRSSAPGTPTLFPFSTTMSASMGTPYSYSVQYDVGEESEEEYSKYSSQNLSQMRLLKMNAPEWVPTILGCLGAIGSGAVQPINAYFVGSLISIYFLKDESEMKSKSREVSLIFIGIGVFNFFTNILQHYNFSVMGEKLTKRVREKLLEKLMTFEIGWFDEDENTSAAICARLATEANMVRSLVGDRISLLVQAIFGSVFAYGLGLALTWRLTLVMIAVQPIVVGSFYARSVLMKSMAGKARKAQKEGSQLASEAVINHRTITAFSSQKKMLALFSATLNGPKKESIKQSYVSGFGLFSSQFFSTAATALAYWYGGRLLVQGLITAKHLFQAFLILLFTAYIIAEAGSMTSDISKGGIAIHSVLQILDRKSEIDPESKWGIDLKKKVKGRVELKNVFFSYPTRPNQMILKGLSLIIKEGITVALVGESGSGKSTIIGLIERFYDPMKGSIHIDEQDIKNYNVRTLRSHIALVSQEPTLFAGTIRENITYGTDEASESEIRKASRHANAHEFISGLKDGYDTYCGERGVQLSGGQKQRIALARAILKNPSILLLDEATSALDSISENLVQEALEKMMVGRTCIVIAHRLSTIQKSTSIAVIKHGRVAEQGSHNELISLGRNGAYCSLIKLQNRALP; this is translated from the exons ATGGGAATGAAGGATGGTATGTTTAGGTATGCAGATTGGGTGGACAAGTGGTTGATGTTCTTTGGGATTTTGGGTAGCTTGGGTGATGGGTTACAGAACCCTCTCATGATGTACATTCTTAGCGATGTTATCAATTCATATGGATCTTCTAATAGCTCTCTATCCAATGATGATGTAAACAAG TTTGCACTTAAACTTTTGTATGCTGCAATTGGAGTTGGAGCTGCTGCATTTGTTG AAGGAGTTTGTTGGTCAAGAACTGCTGAGAGGCAGACTTCTAAGATGAGAAGAAAGTATCTGAAATCTGTTCTCAGACAAGAAGTCGGTTTCTTTGACACGCAGATAGCTGGTTCTTCCATGACTTCTCAAGTGGTGTCCGTTATCTCCTCTGATGCTAATGCAGTCCAAGCTGCGTTGTGCGAAaag ATTCCTAACTGTTTGGCTTACATGTCAACCTTTCTTTTCTGCCACATATTTGCCTTTGTATTGTCATGGAGACTCACATTAGCAGCAATACCTCTTTCGATTATGTTCATAGCTCCAGGTCTCTTTTTTGGGAGTGTCATGATGGGGTATGTCATGAAATCAATTGAAGCTTATGGAGTTGCTGGTGGTATAGCTGAACAATCACTTTCCTCTATAAGAACGGTATATTCTTATGTAGGAGAGATCAAAACACTAAGTAGATTCAGCATTGCACTTCAGAAGGTTCAGGAACTTGGAATAAAACTTGGTCTCACAAAGGGGCTGATGTTGGGGACCATGGGAGTCATTTACATAGGCTGGGGTTTCCAAGCCTGGGTTGGAACTTATTTGATTACTCAAAAAGGAGAAGAGGGTGGCCATGTTTTCGTAGCTGGATTCAATGTTCTTATGGGAGGCCT GAGTATATTGAGTGCACTCCCAAATTTAACTGCCATCACAGAAGCATTAGCCGCAACTACTCGTATTCATGAAATGATCAATCGAGTTCCAGCTATAGACTCTGAagatagaaaagggaaggctttATCACATGTGAAAGGAGAAATAGAATTTAAAGAAATTTACTTTAGTTACCCATCAAGACCAGATACACCGGTCTTACAAGGTTTAACTCTGCATGTTCCAGCAGGTAAGAGGGTAGGTCTTGTTGGAGGCAGTGGTTCTGGCAAGTCTACCATCATTGCGTTGCTTGAAAGGTTTTATGATCCCACAAATGGAGAAATACTCTTGGACGGATACAGAATAAGTAGACTTCAGCTGAAATGGCTGAGGTCACAAATTGGTTTAGTTAACCAGGAACCAGTTCTTTTTGCAACATCTATACAAGAGAATATAAGTTTGGGCAAAGAAGGTGCCACTATGGAACAAGTAATTATTGCTGCTAAAGTTGCAAATGCACACGATTTCATCGTCAAGTTGTCAGATGGATATGAGACTCAA GTTGGTCAATTTGGATTCCAAATGTCAGGTGGGCAAAAGCAACGCATTGCCATCGCAAGAGCCCTATTGAGGGATCCAAAGATTCTGCTTCTTGATGAAGCCACTAGTGCATTGGATGCACAATCTGAAAGAGTTGTGCAGGAAGCAATTGATCAAGCATCAAAAGGAAGAACCACAATCACAATAGCCCATCGCCTATCAACAATTCAAACAGCAAATACTATCTTTGTTCTTGAAGCAGGTAAAGTAATTGAATCGGGTACACACAATGATCTGATGCAACGAAATGGGGGACAAGGAAGTGAATACTCAAAGATGGTAAACTTGCAGCAATTGACAGCACAAAATGATTCGAGTACAGAAATAGATGAAACGCCTCGACGCGGGAAGAATGTCACCCCAAGCCCACATAGAACTCCTTACAGTGTTAGATCAAGTGCTCCAGGCACTCCAACATTATTTCCTTTTAGCACAACAATGTCTGCCTCCATGGGAACCCCCTACTCTTACTCTGTCCAATATGATGTTGGTGAGGAAAGCGAGGAAGAATATTCGAAGTATTCATCCCAGAATCTTTCTCAAATGCGTTTACTGAAAATGAATGCACCTGAGTGGGTACCAACCATACTTGGATGCTTAGGGGCAATTGGTTCTGGCGCAGTACAACCTATTAATGCTTACTTTGTTGGATCTCTTATATCAATCTACTTTCTTAAAGATGAATCTGAAATGAAGTCCAAATCCAGAGAAgtatctctcatttttatagGTATTGGTGTTTTTAACTTCTTCACCAACATCCTCCAACACTACAATTTCTCTGTTATGGgagaaaaattaactaaaagagTAAGGGAGAAACTACTTGAAAAGTTAATGACGTTTGAGATTGGGTGGTTTGATGAGGATGAGAATACAAGTGCTGCGATCTGTGCAAGGTTAGCTACTGAGGCTAACATGGTACGATCCTTGGTCGGAGACAGGATATCATTGCTTGTCCAGGCAATTTTCGGATCTGTCTTTGCTTATGGGCTTGGACTAGCCCTCACATGGAGGCTAACACTTGTGATGATAGCAGTGCAACCAATAGTTGTGGGGAGCTTTTATGCAAGAAGTGTCTTAATGAAGAGTATGGCTGGAAAGGCTCGAAAAGCTCAGAAGGAAGGAAGCCAGCTAGCAAGTGAAGCTGTCATCAACCATAGGACTATCACTGCCTTCTCTTCTCAGAAGAAAATGCTTGCACTCTTCAGTGCAACCTTGAATGGTCCTAAGAAGGAAAGTATCAAGCAATCATATGTTTCAGGATTTGGCTTGTTTAGCTCCCAATTCTTTAGCACAGCTGCTACGGCTTTGGCTTATTGGTATGGTGGGAGGCTACTGGTTCAAGGCCTGATAACAGCAAAGCACCTTTTTCAAGCATTTTTGATATTGCTTTTCACTGCTTACATCATTGCAGAAGCTGGGAGTATGACATCAGACATATCTAAAGGAGGCATTGCCATCCATTCAGTTCTTCAAATTTTAGACAGAAAAAGTGAAATTGACCCGGAAAGCAAATGGGGGATTGACTTAAAGAAAAAGGTAAAAGGTCGCGTGGAGTTAAAAAATGTATTCTTTTCATACCCAACAAGGCCTAACCAAATGATCCTTAAGGGGCTAAGCCTTATTATTAAAGAGGGCATAACAGTGGCGCTAGTAGGTGAGAGTGGTTCTGGAAAATCTACAATCATCGGGCTTATCGAAAGGTTTTATGATCCTATGAAGGGATCAATACACATCGATGAACAAGACATTAAGAACTATAATGTAAGAACTTTAAGATCCCATATTGCACTTGTTAGCCAGGAGCCAACTCTTTTTGCTGGAACAATTCGCGAAAACATTACCTATGGGACAGACGAAGCTTCAGAATCTGAGATAAGGAAGGCTTCAAGACATGCCAATGCTCATGAGTTCATAAG tgGACTTAAAGATGGGTATGATACTTACTGCGGAGAAAGAGGAGTGCAGCTGTCAGGTGGTCAAAAGCAAAGGATTGCTCTAGCCCGTGCGATTTTGAAGAACCCGTCAATCCTCCTACTAGATGAGGCGACAAGTGCCCTTGACAGCATTTCTGAAAATTTAGTTCAAGAAGCACTTGAGAAGATGATGGTTGGAAGAACATGCATAGTCATAGCTCACCGACTATCTACCATACAAAAGTCAACCTCAATTGCAGTTATCAAGCATGGAAGAGTTGCAGAACAAGGTTCACACAATGAATTGATTTCTTTAGGACGTAATGGGGCTTACTGTTCCCTGATCAAACTACAAAATAGAGCTTTACCATAG